The segment GGTGAACTGCCTTTTCTGTATGTGCAACTGCCGGGATTTATGGATTATAATTATCTGCCTTCTGAAAGTGGTTGGGCTGTTTTACGTCAGCAACAATTAAATGCACTTGCAGTACCGAACACTGCTATGGCAGTTGCGATTGATCTTGGTGAGTGGAATGATATTCACCCCGATAATAAAAAAGATGTTGGCATTCGTTTGGCATTGGCGGCACGAAAACTTGCTTACAAAGAGGAATTGGTTTATTCCGGTCCACTTTATCAATCTGCAAAAATTGATGGAAGTAAAATCATTCTTTCATTTCAACATACCGGCAGCGGTTTAATTACAAACGACGGAGAAGAGTTGAGTGAGTTCGCTATTGCAGGAGCCGATAAAAAGTTCGTATGGGCGAAAGCAAAAATTGAAGGCGATAAAATAATTGTATGGAGTGATGAAGTAAAAGAGCCGCTATATGTGCGTTATGCGTGGGCCGATAATCCGGTTCAACCAAACTTGTATAACAAAGAGGGACTGCCCGCATCGCCTTTTACAACTGAGAAATAAAATATCATATGAACATGAAACAACTTGCTTTGATTTTCATAACTGCTTTTGTCAGCAACTCGATCGCTATGGCACAGGTTTCGGTGATTGACAGCAGCAAATATCCAAAGCTCACTGTGTTTACGGTGCAGCAAGATCAGGCGAATATGATGCAGCAACTGGGAATAATAAAATTACGTCCCGGTAAAAGTGGTAATGACAAAGATCCCAACCACGCAAACTACGATGAGGCATTGGCGAATCCTTGTCCGCAGTTGCCTGATGTGCTTACACTAAAGAATGGAAAGAGAGTTACAACGGCTGATATTTGGTGGAAGCAACGCCGGCCTGAATTGATTGAAGATTTTGAACGTGAAGTGTATGGCCGTGTTCCCAAGAATGTTCCGAAAGTAACTTGGACAGTAAAGGTGCTCGACCGGGAAGTGGTGAATCGTATTCCAGTTATTGCAAAGGAAATAATCGGGCATGTAGATAACAGCGCCTATCCATTGATCAATGTTGATATGAAAATGGTGCTTGTTGTTCCCGCAAATGTAAAAGGCCCTGTTCCGGTGTTGATCATGTTTGGTCGTCCTGTATTACCTGCGCCTGCACAACCATCGCCTGATGATTTGGAAAAAATAAATGCCGCTTACAAAGAAATGATGATCAAGTCTGATCCATCAATGAAAGAAATCTTTGAAAAGTATCCGGCGTATCAACCCATCACCCGTCTCCCCGCTCCTAACTTTTTTGCACCAGCGAAAGCAGATGAAGAATTAACGCCACAAGAAAGATTGTTAGCCGCTGGCTGGGGTTATGTTACCATCGATCCTGCAACAATACAACCGGATAATGGAGCAGGTCTAACAAGAGGCATTATCGGTTTAACCAATATGGGACAGCCACGCAAACCCGATCAATGGGGTGCATTGCGTGCATGGGGTTGGGGCGCAAGTCGTGCATTGGATTATTTAGAAACAGAACCTCTGGTGAATGCAAAGCAAGTTGGCATCGAAGGTGTATCTCGTTATGGTAAAGCTGCATTGGTAACAATGGCATTCGATCAACGCTTTGCAGTTGGTTTAATTGGTTCATCAGGAAAAGGTGGTGCAACATTACATCGTCGTGTGTTTGGTGAGTCAGTTGAAAACTTAACCGGCGGTGGTGGCTATCATTGGATGGCAGGTAACTATTTAAAATACGGAACAGAAGAATCAGGCTTTGGTAAAAAAACAGGTTGTGATTTACCGGTTGATTCGCATGAACTGATTTCCTTGTGTGCACCACGATTGACATTTATCAGCTATGGCATTCCCGAAAAAGGTGATGCGAATTGGCTTGATCAGAAAGGAAGTTACCAGGCAACTATTGCTGCCGGTACAGTCTTCAAATTACTCGGCGCAAAAGATCTTGGTGTGAGCAACGATCATTTAACAGAAAAAATGCCACCGATGCTCACCGATATGTTGAATGGACATTTGGCATGGCGACAACATGATGGTGGACATACCGATGCGCCGAATTTTAAATTCTTTATACCATGGGCAAGCAAATGGTTGAATTATGAAAAGAAAACACCATAACAACTAACTATAAGAAAACTGTGTTGTTATTGAATTTTTATTTTCTTTCCGGTTGTCATTGCTTCATAGACAGCTGTGATTACTTGAACATCTCTTCGTCCCATTTCGCCCGGAACAATAGATAGTTGATTTTTCATCATTGACAGGGCAATGCCATCCATTTGTTTTGCCTGCTGATTAATGTTTGTAATATTCATCGGGCCTTCAGATGTTTTTCCTCTCAATCCTCCGTAGTTATAAGCTGGCGATAATTCAAACATTCCCTTCTCCGCTTCTGCTCTTAAAAAGTTCATAGAGCTTCCATAGCTTGCTTCACCTTCTGCAATTAAACCATTGGGCATTTCAAATTGCCATTTAAGTGACTGTTCCACTTCTTTGAATTTATCTGCTATTGTTTTAGGGCCTTCCTGTGCTGTAACTGCAATTGGTACCATACCTGTTGTGTAACAAATACCCTGTACACAATAAATACCCAAATCCTGCATGGGACCACCGCCAGCTAAATCTTTTTTCAATCGCCACTGCGTAGGATCACCAATTGTAAAACCAAATCCTGCGGTCATTTTTTTGATATCACCATAAACCTTTGTTGTACCCAACCGCATCATTTCTAGATTGTGCGGTTCAAACTGAAGCCTATAACCAATAGCTAATTGCTTACCGGCCTTCTTTGATGCAGCAATCATTTTATCACAATCAGCCACAGTAATTGCCATTGGCTTTTCACAGATCACATGTTTGCCTGCCGCAAAACCACGTACGGTATATTCTGCATGCATACTGTTCGGAAGAACGACGTAGATAATATCAATATCCGGATTGTCTTTTATGGAATCATAATTGTCGTAGTTGTAAATATTCTTGTCCGGAATATTATATTTCTCTTTCCACACAGGAATTTTCGAAGGCGTTCCGGTAACGATACCTGCGAGATAACAATGTTCAGTTTGCTGCAATGCAGGTGCTAATTGTCCGCCTGCATAACCACCGAGACCCACTAAGGCGATGCCTAGTTTTCCTTCTTTCTTCTGTTGCACGGAACGTTGTTTTGATTGTTGTTCATTACATGAATTGTTGGCAGAAAGTAATGGAAGACTCAAACCTGCCAAGCCGATCTGTTGTAAAAACTTCCTTCGTGAATGTTGCTGACTCATACGAATTGATTTTATGGTGATGTTTTATTGTACTCCCTCAGTTCATCAATGTTTGTTTCCATTCCGCAATTGATTGATATGTTCTGCTAGATCCAACATTGGTGCCACATAAATATCTTTTTCTTTCTGTTTGATATAGCGAAGTATTTTCCTGTGATTCTCTATCGATACATCAAGCCCGTTACCGCCACCAACACCATGAAACAAAATTACCAGCAACGAATTGGTTTGTATCGCCTTGTCAACCCACGCTTTCATTTCTTCAAAGCTGTTGTTGTTGACCATATAGCAATCCACATTGTACAGATCAACTTCATTGATCTTGTGCATTTC is part of the Lacibacter sediminis genome and harbors:
- a CDS encoding glucuronyl esterase domain-containing protein is translated as MKQLALIFITAFVSNSIAMAQVSVIDSSKYPKLTVFTVQQDQANMMQQLGIIKLRPGKSGNDKDPNHANYDEALANPCPQLPDVLTLKNGKRVTTADIWWKQRRPELIEDFEREVYGRVPKNVPKVTWTVKVLDREVVNRIPVIAKEIIGHVDNSAYPLINVDMKMVLVVPANVKGPVPVLIMFGRPVLPAPAQPSPDDLEKINAAYKEMMIKSDPSMKEIFEKYPAYQPITRLPAPNFFAPAKADEELTPQERLLAAGWGYVTIDPATIQPDNGAGLTRGIIGLTNMGQPRKPDQWGALRAWGWGASRALDYLETEPLVNAKQVGIEGVSRYGKAALVTMAFDQRFAVGLIGSSGKGGATLHRRVFGESVENLTGGGGYHWMAGNYLKYGTEESGFGKKTGCDLPVDSHELISLCAPRLTFISYGIPEKGDANWLDQKGSYQATIAAGTVFKLLGAKDLGVSNDHLTEKMPPMLTDMLNGHLAWRQHDGGHTDAPNFKFFIPWASKWLNYEKKTP
- a CDS encoding Gfo/Idh/MocA family protein, yielding MSQQHSRRKFLQQIGLAGLSLPLLSANNSCNEQQSKQRSVQQKKEGKLGIALVGLGGYAGGQLAPALQQTEHCYLAGIVTGTPSKIPVWKEKYNIPDKNIYNYDNYDSIKDNPDIDIIYVVLPNSMHAEYTVRGFAAGKHVICEKPMAITVADCDKMIAASKKAGKQLAIGYRLQFEPHNLEMMRLGTTKVYGDIKKMTAGFGFTIGDPTQWRLKKDLAGGGPMQDLGIYCVQGICYTTGMVPIAVTAQEGPKTIADKFKEVEQSLKWQFEMPNGLIAEGEASYGSSMNFLRAEAEKGMFELSPAYNYGGLRGKTSEGPMNITNINQQAKQMDGIALSMMKNQLSIVPGEMGRRDVQVITAVYEAMTTGKKIKIQ